Proteins from a genomic interval of Treponema succinifaciens DSM 2489:
- a CDS encoding IS110 family transposase produces MPPGLQNRGFGRKLGIENNKHDLPHAKRSTTMNNVTENTKVIYVGIDVHKDTNSFCAYDSREDKLFAEHKSSSKFENTLHYLKNLQKSVGQDAVFLIGYEAGPTGYGLCRKLQKEDFACVIIAPSTIAKAPGQKVKTDRMDARLLAKTLAFKTYSPVCLPSEKLEAIKEYTRVRTAKITMLKKAKQNLLSFLLRMGLPYPQSGHYWTQAHMAWLRTMNFADKWLQESFEEYHAEVITLMDKVQRIEAKILELCKDDEVREKIDALVCISGISYVSAISIVAEIGDFSRFSKAKSFVSFIGLCPGEDSSGNRVRHTAITKAGNSRVRSLLVECAGSLRMHSVVTAKSVRVKERQKNASAAIVSYADKCTLRLRKRMLYLSQKGLPYNLVTTAGARELACFVWGMMNFVDNRKTALNKIDEGELSDIQKTVEEFIAQ; encoded by the coding sequence GTGCCACCAGGTTTGCAGAATCGAGGGTTCGGTCGTAAACTTGGAATAGAAAACAACAAGCATGACCTGCCTCATGCAAAAAGGAGCACTACAATGAACAATGTAACAGAGAACACAAAAGTAATCTATGTCGGAATTGACGTGCACAAGGACACAAATTCTTTCTGTGCTTATGACAGCCGTGAAGACAAATTATTCGCGGAGCACAAAAGCTCTTCCAAATTTGAAAACACGCTTCACTACCTGAAGAACCTTCAAAAATCAGTCGGGCAAGATGCAGTTTTTCTTATTGGATACGAGGCAGGTCCCACAGGATACGGACTTTGCAGAAAACTTCAAAAAGAAGACTTCGCCTGCGTCATTATCGCCCCATCGACAATAGCAAAGGCACCTGGTCAGAAAGTCAAGACAGACAGGATGGACGCCCGCCTTCTTGCAAAGACTCTCGCCTTCAAAACCTACAGCCCTGTCTGCCTTCCTTCTGAAAAACTTGAGGCGATAAAGGAATATACACGGGTCAGGACGGCAAAAATCACCATGCTCAAAAAAGCAAAGCAGAACCTCCTTTCTTTCCTGCTGCGAATGGGCTTGCCTTATCCTCAGAGCGGCCATTACTGGACGCAGGCTCACATGGCTTGGCTCAGGACGATGAACTTCGCTGACAAGTGGCTTCAGGAATCATTTGAGGAATATCACGCCGAAGTAATAACGCTCATGGACAAAGTTCAGAGAATTGAGGCGAAGATTCTGGAACTCTGCAAGGATGATGAAGTGAGGGAAAAAATTGATGCCCTGGTGTGCATCTCTGGAATCAGTTATGTCTCCGCTATTTCGATTGTCGCGGAAATCGGGGATTTTTCCCGTTTTTCAAAGGCGAAGTCCTTCGTAAGCTTTATAGGACTTTGTCCCGGCGAGGATTCAAGCGGAAACAGGGTACGGCACACGGCGATTACGAAAGCTGGGAATTCAAGAGTCAGAAGTCTTCTTGTTGAGTGTGCGGGAAGCCTTAGAATGCATTCTGTTGTCACGGCAAAATCAGTCAGGGTAAAAGAGCGGCAGAAAAATGCGTCCGCCGCCATCGTTTCTTACGCGGACAAGTGCACGCTCAGGCTCAGAAAAAGAATGCTTTATCTTTCCCAAAAAGGGCTCCCCTACAATCTAGTAACGACGGCGGGGGCAAGGGAGCTTGCATGTTTTGTCTGGGGAATGATGAATTTTGTTGACAACAGGAAAACTGCCTTGAACAAAATTGATGAGGGGGAGCTTTCCGACATTCAAAAAACGGTCGAGGAGTTTATTGCGCAATGA
- a CDS encoding acyltransferase: protein MEKSNKRIVYADLLRIIATFAVIVLHVSASKWYDTPVKDFNWQIYNLYDSLVRWAVPIFIMLSGMFFLNPEKFISTSNIIKKYIFRILLAIIVWGLFYQAYEIIDKFIFRNESITFKRVIVAFEKIPFGPPWYHLWYLYMLIGLYLLTPIYRIFVKNAEEKYIRYLLILFFLFGLVLPFLKKVLLHFDSRLNINFEISELINYSGYYFAGYYFSKYPINKNAKIGIYILGFLSFIFTIICTSYISIKNGEPNGYLYGNLLPTTMFEAFTIFLLIKSIDEKEFSEKKAQIISEISKSTFGIYLIHDFIKSVIFMVGITSDFINPLLAVPVSSVVIFVISLCIIFFTRKIPVSKYIM, encoded by the coding sequence ATGGAAAAGTCAAATAAAAGAATTGTTTATGCAGATTTATTGAGAATCATTGCTACTTTTGCAGTAATTGTTTTACATGTTTCAGCATCAAAATGGTATGACACTCCAGTAAAAGACTTTAATTGGCAAATATATAATTTATATGATTCTTTAGTGCGCTGGGCAGTTCCTATTTTTATAATGCTAAGCGGAATGTTTTTTCTAAATCCTGAAAAATTTATTTCAACAAGTAATATTATTAAAAAATATATTTTTAGAATTTTACTTGCAATAATTGTTTGGGGATTGTTTTATCAGGCTTATGAAATTATTGATAAGTTTATTTTTAGAAATGAATCAATCACCTTTAAAAGAGTTATCGTGGCCTTCGAAAAAATTCCGTTTGGTCCACCTTGGTATCATCTTTGGTATCTTTACATGCTTATTGGTTTATATTTGCTAACACCTATTTATCGCATCTTTGTAAAAAACGCAGAAGAAAAATACATTAGATACTTATTAATTTTATTCTTTTTATTTGGTCTTGTCTTGCCGTTTCTCAAAAAGGTTCTTTTACATTTTGATTCGCGATTAAATATAAACTTTGAAATTTCGGAACTCATAAATTATTCTGGATACTATTTTGCCGGGTATTATTTTTCAAAGTATCCAATAAATAAGAATGCAAAAATTGGAATTTACATTTTGGGTTTTTTATCATTTATCTTTACAATTATTTGTACTTCTTATATTTCAATAAAAAATGGAGAACCTAACGGGTATTTATATGGAAATTTATTACCTACAACAATGTTTGAAGCTTTCACAATATTTTTATTAATAAAATCAATTGATGAAAAAGAATTCTCGGAGAAAAAGGCTCAAATAATTTCTGAAATAAGTAAAAGTACATTTGGAATTTATCTTATTCACGATTTTATAAAATCTGTAATTTTTATGGTTGGAATTACATCAGATTTTATTAATCCACTTCTTGCAGTTCCAGTTTCTTCTGTTGTTATATTTGTGATTTCTCTTTGTATAATTTTTTTTACTAGAAAAATCCCTGTAAGTAAATATATAATGTAG